In Methylobacterium aquaticum, the following are encoded in one genomic region:
- a CDS encoding NAD(P)/FAD-dependent oxidoreductase, producing the protein MTGLDRRAVLAGLAASLSRPALAQAARGRVVVVGGGFGGATAARVLHRAGLSLTLVEPAETYFACPFSNEVIAGLRPLSAQAFGYDGLRASGVTVVRSSAEAIDGAARQVRLADGSTLDYDRLILSPGIALRFDALPGYDAAAAERMPHAWKAGAQTELLTRQLAAMPEGGTVVLSVPANPYRCPPGPYERASLIAHFLKTRKPRAKLIVLDAKDTFSKQKLFQQAWAALYPGILDYVPLASGGQVTSVDAKTMTVATDFETYQADVACIIPPQRAAPIAAAAGVADRSGWCPIDPVTFESRLVPDIHVIGDAAIAGAMPKSAFAANAQAKVCAEAVIDLLAGRVPEPPKLVNTCYSLVAPGYGISVAGVYHPDKGVLADVEGAGGTSPVDAPESVRRQEAAYAEDWYRTITQAVFG; encoded by the coding sequence ATGACGGGACTCGATCGGCGGGCGGTCCTGGCGGGGCTCGCCGCCAGCCTCTCTCGCCCCGCTTTGGCGCAAGCCGCGCGCGGGCGCGTCGTCGTGGTCGGCGGCGGCTTCGGCGGCGCCACCGCCGCGCGGGTCCTGCACCGGGCGGGCCTCAGCCTCACCCTGGTCGAGCCGGCGGAGACGTACTTCGCCTGCCCGTTCAGCAACGAGGTGATCGCGGGCCTGCGCCCGCTCTCGGCGCAGGCCTTCGGCTATGACGGCCTGCGGGCGAGCGGCGTCACGGTGGTGAGGAGCAGCGCCGAAGCGATCGACGGCGCCGCGCGGCAGGTGCGCCTCGCCGACGGGTCCACCCTCGATTACGACCGGCTGATCCTCTCGCCCGGGATCGCGCTCCGCTTCGACGCCCTGCCGGGCTACGACGCGGCCGCCGCCGAGAGGATGCCCCATGCCTGGAAAGCCGGGGCGCAGACCGAGCTGCTGACCCGCCAGCTCGCCGCGATGCCGGAGGGCGGGACGGTGGTGCTGTCGGTGCCGGCCAATCCCTATCGCTGCCCGCCCGGCCCCTACGAGCGGGCGAGCCTGATCGCCCACTTCCTCAAGACCCGCAAGCCCCGCGCCAAGCTGATCGTGCTCGACGCCAAGGATACCTTTTCCAAGCAGAAGCTGTTTCAGCAGGCCTGGGCGGCGCTCTATCCGGGCATCCTGGATTACGTGCCGCTCGCCTCCGGCGGCCAGGTCACGTCGGTCGATGCCAAGACGATGACCGTCGCCACCGACTTCGAGACCTACCAGGCCGACGTCGCCTGCATCATCCCGCCCCAGCGGGCGGCACCGATCGCCGCTGCGGCCGGCGTCGCCGACCGGTCGGGCTGGTGCCCGATCGATCCGGTCACCTTCGAATCGCGCCTGGTGCCGGACATCCACGTGATCGGCGACGCGGCCATCGCGGGCGCGATGCCGAAATCCGCCTTCGCGGCCAACGCGCAAGCCAAGGTCTGCGCCGAGGCCGTGATCGACCTCCTGGCCGGGCGGGTGCCCGAGCCGCCGAAGCTCGTCAACACCTGCTACAGCCTGGTCGCGCCGGGCTACGGCATCTCGGTCGCCGGGGTGTACCACCCGGACAAGGGCGTGCTCGCCGATGTCGAGGGCGCCGGCGGCACCAGCCCGGTCGATGCGCCCGAATCTGTCCGCCGGCAGGAGGCGGCCTATGCCGAGGACTGGTATCGCACCATCACCCAGGCGGTGTTCGGGTGA
- the soxZ gene encoding thiosulfate oxidation carrier complex protein SoxZ: MARALINLPKTAKAGAVIEIKTLISHPMETGYRPGPDGRLIPRNIITEFVCTYDGEEVFRAELSSASAANPYLTFTTVATKTGTLRFAWTGDNGFSQVEEVGLTVT, translated from the coding sequence ATGGCCCGCGCCCTCATCAACCTGCCCAAGACCGCCAAGGCCGGCGCGGTGATCGAGATCAAGACCCTGATCTCGCACCCGATGGAGACCGGCTACCGCCCCGGCCCCGACGGCCGCCTGATCCCGCGCAACATCATCACGGAGTTCGTCTGCACGTATGACGGCGAGGAGGTGTTTCGCGCCGAGTTGTCGTCGGCGAGCGCCGCCAACCCGTACCTCACCTTCACCACCGTGGCGACGAAGACCGGCACCCTGCGCTTCGCCTGGACGGGGGATAACGGGTTCTCGCAGGTCGAGGAGGTGGGGCTTACGGTGACGTGA
- the soxX gene encoding sulfur oxidation c-type cytochrome SoxX codes for MLVALTQTALAPVAIVGDAIPLPLDGRTGDAARGRSIATDTRKGLCPLCHTGLGGAGPAGDLGPDLSEVGARLSEGQLRLRLVDGRVLNPATLMPSYYRTGGIRVAGAWRDRPVLEAGEIEDVIAYLVTLKGASRTP; via the coding sequence ATGCTCGTCGCCCTCACCCAGACCGCGCTCGCGCCAGTCGCGATCGTCGGCGACGCAATCCCGTTGCCCCTCGACGGCCGGACCGGCGATGCGGCCCGGGGACGGTCCATCGCCACCGACACCCGCAAGGGCCTGTGCCCGCTCTGCCATACCGGCCTCGGCGGCGCAGGCCCGGCCGGCGATCTCGGGCCCGACCTCTCGGAGGTGGGCGCGCGGCTCTCCGAGGGGCAGTTGCGGCTGCGCCTCGTCGATGGACGCGTCTTGAACCCCGCGACCCTGATGCCCTCCTATTACCGGACCGGGGGCATCCGGGTCGCCGGCGCCTGGCGCGACCGGCCGGTTCTGGAGGCGGGCGAGATCGAGGACGTGATCGCCTATCTCGTCACGCTGAAGGGGGCCTCGAGGACGCCATGA
- a CDS encoding efflux RND transporter periplasmic adaptor subunit, with translation MIRPRRLAGVPAALLVALAVAPAGAAETMPSAGPVVTAAPAPAVTVAVATEREIVERAVVTGTLVPRDEILVSPEIEGSRVTELLAEEGDRVAKGAVLARLSREMIDTQLAQNAAAIARAEGAVAQARSSIVQAEAAQVEASLSLERAQSLAKTGNATAAVLEQRESAAKGAEGRLSAARNGLAIAQADLAQAKAQRSELDLKLARTEIRAPEGGIVSRRTARVGATASASAEPLFRLIARGEIELEGEVPETGLARLRAGAPASLDLDTTDGPVAVLGRVRVVYPEVDRATRLGKVRIKLDADPRLRIGAFARGAVEAARRTGVAVPLASVVYGASGPTVLVVSGERVDQRPIRTGLSAGGFIEIRDGVKAGQAVVARAGSFLRDGDRVRPIYPALPATAEAGRP, from the coding sequence ATGATCCGCCCCCGTCGCCTCGCCGGCGTTCCGGCCGCCCTCCTGGTCGCCCTGGCCGTCGCGCCCGCTGGCGCCGCCGAGACCATGCCTTCCGCCGGCCCCGTCGTCACCGCCGCGCCCGCGCCCGCCGTCACCGTGGCGGTGGCCACCGAGCGCGAGATCGTCGAGCGCGCCGTCGTCACCGGCACCCTGGTGCCGCGCGACGAGATCCTGGTCTCGCCGGAGATCGAGGGCAGCCGCGTCACCGAGCTGCTGGCGGAGGAGGGCGACCGGGTCGCCAAGGGTGCGGTCCTGGCGCGGCTCTCGCGCGAGATGATCGACACCCAGCTCGCCCAGAACGCCGCCGCCATCGCCCGGGCGGAGGGCGCGGTCGCCCAGGCGCGCAGCTCCATCGTGCAGGCCGAGGCCGCGCAGGTCGAGGCGAGCCTGTCGCTGGAGCGCGCGCAGTCGCTGGCGAAGACCGGCAACGCCACCGCGGCGGTGCTGGAGCAGCGCGAATCCGCCGCCAAGGGCGCGGAGGGCCGGCTGTCGGCCGCCCGCAATGGGCTCGCCATCGCCCAGGCCGACCTCGCCCAGGCGAAGGCGCAGCGCAGCGAACTCGACCTGAAGCTCGCCCGCACCGAGATCCGGGCGCCGGAGGGCGGCATCGTCAGCCGCCGTACCGCCCGGGTCGGCGCCACGGCGAGCGCCTCCGCCGAGCCGCTGTTCCGGCTGATCGCCCGCGGCGAGATCGAGCTGGAAGGCGAGGTGCCGGAGACCGGCCTCGCGCGCCTGCGCGCCGGGGCCCCGGCGAGCCTCGACCTCGACACCACGGACGGGCCGGTCGCGGTCCTGGGCCGGGTCCGCGTGGTCTATCCGGAGGTCGACCGGGCGACGCGCCTCGGCAAGGTCCGCATCAAGCTCGACGCCGATCCGCGCCTGCGCATCGGGGCCTTCGCCCGCGGCGCGGTCGAGGCGGCGCGGCGCACCGGCGTCGCGGTGCCGCTCGCCTCGGTAGTCTACGGCGCCTCGGGCCCGACCGTCCTGGTGGTCTCCGGCGAGCGGGTGGACCAGCGCCCGATCCGCACCGGCCTCTCGGCCGGCGGCTTCATCGAGATCCGCGACGGGGTCAAGGCCGGACAGGCCGTGGTGGCCCGGGCCGGCAGCTTCCTGCGCGACGGCGACCGGGTGCGGCCGATCTATCCGGCCCTGCCGGCGACCGCCGAGGCGGGGCGTCCCTGA
- a CDS encoding SoxY-related AACIE arm protein, with amino-acid sequence MTAFHRRTILAGGAGLLTIALVRPGRAAILRPTREATVEAIRRFTGGAPVQGGRIHLDMPPLVENGNTVPLSITVESPMSAADFVRRIAVFNDKNPQPHVVTLHLGPRAGRAAVNTRIRLADSQTITAIAEMRDGTFWSATADAIVTLAACVEGS; translated from the coding sequence ATGACGGCTTTCCACCGCCGCACGATCCTCGCCGGGGGCGCCGGCCTGCTCACGATCGCGCTGGTGCGGCCGGGGCGGGCGGCGATCCTCCGCCCGACCCGCGAGGCGACCGTGGAGGCGATCCGCCGCTTCACCGGCGGCGCTCCGGTCCAGGGCGGCCGGATCCACCTCGACATGCCGCCGCTGGTCGAGAACGGCAACACCGTGCCGCTGTCCATCACCGTCGAGAGCCCGATGAGCGCGGCGGATTTCGTCCGCCGCATCGCGGTGTTCAACGACAAGAACCCGCAGCCCCACGTGGTGACCCTGCATCTCGGCCCCCGGGCCGGCCGCGCCGCGGTCAACACCCGGATCCGCCTCGCCGATTCCCAGACCATCACCGCCATCGCCGAGATGCGGGACGGCACCTTCTGGTCCGCGACCGCCGACGCGATCGTGACGCTCGCGGCCTGCGTGGAAGGATCGTGA
- a CDS encoding efflux RND transporter permease subunit: MRLNVSAWAIRKPIPSIVLFLVLGLLGLVSFRSLPITRFPNIDIPIVSVTVTQAGAAPSELQTQVTKWVEDAVAGVKGVKHITSAITEGTSATSIEFRLEVNTDRAVNDVKDAIAKIRMNLPRTIDEPIISRVEIAGLPIMVYGASAPAMTPEDLSWFVDDVVARQIQGLRGVGGVERLGGVAREVRVTLKPDRLLALGITAADVNRQLRLTSADMAGGRAEVGGQEQSIRTLAASSSLDTLAATSIVLPGGRKVRLDDLATLSDGAEEPRTFARLNGEPVVAFAISRASGASDASVGEVVAKKMEEFARTYPDVRFDRIDSSVTNTIGNYESAMHSLMEGAGLAVLVVFLFLRDWRATLIAAVALPLSVFPTFWAMSAMGFSLNAVSLLAITLVTGILVDDAIVEIENIVRHMRLGKSPYRAAIEGADEIGLAVIAITATLIAIFAPVSFMGGIAGQYFKQFGLTIAAAVFMSLLVARLITPMMAAYFLRDHGHHEERDGPVMRVYNRVVVWSVRHKYVTLVVGLALFAASILSTSLLPAGFLPKEDAARTLMVVELPPGARLDDTIAVTDRIAQRIRTLPEVRSVFVDGGRQLPGKKEVRLATFTINLTPKNARARKQADVEAAIMDLMRDEADVRYWSLREGGQRDFTLIVAGGDTAQVTEVAERMQREVAALPNLVNVMSTAPLDRTEVRIRPKPGVAADLGVSTDTIAETVRVGTIGDIGPNLAKFNATDRQIPIRVQLPTTLRGDLPALESLKVPAKNGASVPLSAVADISLGRGPTAIDRYDRAVRVALEANMQGSDALGEQIKLAMNTPTARNLPPGITLRQTGDAEVMGEVFEGFAMAMGAGLMMVLGVLILLFGSFFQPLTILFSLPLSIGGAILGLLIFNRPISMPVVIGILMLMGVVTKNAIMLVDFAVEEMARGVDRVTAITQAGAKRARPIVMTTIAMAAGMVPSAMAFGIGGEFRSPMAIAVISGLIVSTLLSLVFVPAIFLLMDDLSRLTGRLFGRFVGAVDEPPGHEAARRPAPAE; the protein is encoded by the coding sequence ATGCGCCTGAACGTTTCCGCCTGGGCGATCCGCAAGCCGATCCCCTCCATCGTGCTCTTCCTGGTGCTCGGGCTGCTCGGCCTCGTGAGCTTCCGCAGCCTGCCGATCACCCGCTTCCCCAACATCGACATCCCGATCGTCTCGGTGACGGTGACCCAGGCCGGCGCCGCGCCGAGCGAGTTGCAGACCCAGGTCACCAAGTGGGTCGAGGACGCGGTGGCGGGGGTGAAGGGCGTCAAGCACATCACCTCGGCGATCACCGAGGGCACCTCGGCCACCAGCATCGAGTTCCGGCTGGAGGTGAACACCGATCGCGCCGTCAACGACGTCAAGGACGCGATCGCCAAGATCCGGATGAACCTGCCCCGGACGATCGACGAGCCGATCATCTCCCGGGTCGAGATCGCCGGCCTGCCGATCATGGTCTACGGCGCCTCGGCCCCCGCGATGACGCCCGAGGACCTGTCCTGGTTCGTCGACGACGTGGTGGCGCGCCAGATCCAGGGCCTGCGCGGCGTCGGCGGCGTCGAGCGCCTGGGGGGCGTCGCCCGCGAGGTCCGGGTGACCCTGAAACCCGACCGGTTGCTGGCGCTCGGCATCACCGCGGCCGACGTGAACCGGCAGTTGCGCCTGACGTCGGCCGACATGGCCGGCGGCCGGGCCGAGGTCGGCGGCCAGGAGCAGTCGATCCGGACGCTCGCCGCCTCCTCGAGCCTCGACACCCTGGCGGCGACCTCGATCGTGCTGCCGGGCGGGCGCAAGGTCCGCCTCGACGACCTCGCCACCTTGAGCGACGGGGCCGAGGAGCCGCGCACCTTCGCGCGCCTCAACGGCGAGCCGGTCGTCGCCTTCGCGATCTCGCGGGCGAGCGGCGCCAGCGACGCCTCGGTCGGCGAGGTGGTGGCCAAGAAGATGGAGGAATTCGCCAGGACCTATCCCGACGTCCGCTTCGACCGGATCGATTCCTCGGTCACCAACACCATCGGCAACTACGAATCCGCCATGCACAGCCTGATGGAGGGCGCAGGCCTGGCGGTGCTGGTGGTGTTCCTGTTCCTGCGCGACTGGCGCGCGACGCTGATCGCCGCGGTGGCCCTGCCGCTCTCGGTCTTCCCGACCTTCTGGGCGATGAGCGCGATGGGCTTCTCGCTCAACGCGGTCAGCCTGCTTGCCATCACGCTGGTCACCGGCATCCTGGTCGACGACGCGATCGTGGAGATCGAGAACATCGTCCGCCACATGCGGCTCGGCAAGTCGCCCTACCGCGCGGCGATCGAGGGCGCCGACGAGATCGGGCTCGCCGTCATCGCCATCACCGCCACCCTGATCGCGATCTTCGCCCCCGTCTCCTTCATGGGCGGCATCGCCGGACAGTATTTCAAGCAGTTCGGCCTCACCATCGCGGCGGCCGTGTTCATGTCGCTGCTGGTGGCCCGGCTCATCACCCCGATGATGGCGGCCTATTTCCTGCGCGACCACGGCCACCACGAGGAGCGGGACGGCCCGGTGATGCGGGTCTACAACCGCGTCGTGGTGTGGTCGGTGCGGCACAAATACGTGACCCTGGTGGTCGGCCTCGCGCTGTTTGCCGCCTCCATCCTCTCCACCAGCCTCCTGCCCGCCGGCTTCCTGCCGAAGGAGGACGCCGCCCGCACCCTGATGGTGGTCGAGCTGCCCCCAGGCGCCCGGCTCGACGACACGATCGCCGTCACCGACCGGATCGCCCAGCGCATCCGCACCCTGCCGGAGGTCCGCTCGGTCTTCGTCGATGGCGGCCGCCAGCTGCCGGGCAAGAAGGAGGTGCGGCTCGCCACCTTCACCATCAACCTGACGCCGAAGAATGCCCGCGCCCGCAAGCAGGCCGACGTGGAAGCGGCGATCATGGACCTGATGCGCGACGAGGCGGACGTGCGCTACTGGTCCTTGCGCGAGGGCGGCCAGCGCGACTTCACGCTCATCGTCGCCGGCGGCGACACCGCCCAGGTGACCGAGGTGGCGGAGCGGATGCAGCGCGAGGTCGCGGCGCTGCCGAACCTCGTCAACGTGATGTCGACCGCGCCCCTCGACCGGACCGAGGTCCGCATTCGCCCCAAACCCGGCGTGGCCGCCGATCTCGGCGTCTCGACCGACACCATCGCCGAGACGGTGCGCGTCGGCACGATCGGCGACATCGGCCCGAACCTCGCCAAGTTCAACGCCACCGACCGGCAGATCCCGATCCGGGTGCAGTTGCCGACGACCCTGCGCGGCGACCTCCCGGCGCTCGAGAGCCTGAAGGTGCCGGCGAAGAACGGGGCCTCGGTGCCCCTGTCGGCGGTAGCCGATATCAGCCTCGGCCGCGGGCCCACCGCCATCGATCGCTACGACCGGGCGGTGCGCGTGGCGCTCGAGGCCAACATGCAGGGCTCGGACGCGCTCGGCGAGCAGATCAAGCTCGCGATGAACACCCCCACCGCCCGCAACCTGCCGCCCGGCATCACGCTCCGCCAGACCGGCGACGCCGAGGTGATGGGCGAGGTGTTCGAGGGCTTCGCGATGGCGATGGGCGCCGGCCTGATGATGGTGCTCGGCGTGCTGATCCTGCTGTTCGGCTCGTTCTTCCAGCCGCTCACCATCCTGTTCTCGCTGCCGCTCTCGATCGGCGGGGCGATTCTCGGCCTCCTGATCTTCAACCGGCCGATCTCGATGCCGGTGGTGATCGGCATCCTGATGCTGATGGGCGTGGTGACCAAGAACGCCATCATGCTGGTCGATTTCGCCGTCGAGGAGATGGCCCGCGGCGTCGACCGGGTCACGGCGATCACCCAGGCCGGCGCCAAGCGCGCCCGGCCGATCGTGATGACGACCATCGCCATGGCGGCCGGCATGGTGCCGAGCGCGATGGCCTTCGGCATCGGCGGCGAGTTCCGCTCGCCGATGGCGATCGCGGTGATCTCGGGCCTGATCGTCTCGACCCTGCTCTCCCTCGTCTTCGTGCCGGCGATCTTCCTGTTGATGGACGACCTGTCCCGCCTGACCGGCCGCCTGTTCGGGCGCTTCGTCGGCGCCGTGGACGAACCGCCGGGGCACGAGGCGGCCCGGAGGCCGGCACCGGCGGAGTAG
- a CDS encoding ABC transporter ATP-binding protein codes for MIRFEGVGKTYPGQARPALDAFDLTVEAGTTCALIGPSGCGKSTALQMVNRLVAPSTGRVSLEGRDVAGLDPIALRRRIGYVLQGVGLFPHRTVAQNVATVPGLLGWDRARIRERVDAMLDLVGLDPGEVRDRRPDALSGGQRQRVGVARALAADPPVLLMDEPFGAVDPVARTRLQDEVRGILRTLKKTVLMVTHDIDEAVRMGDTVALMREGRLVQVAAPATLLAAPADAFAAEFVGGDRLLRRLALLPARDHAEREAAGDAPRLPGDASLKDALALMLGSGRERVGLGEGSVTLSGLRAAAEADPSG; via the coding sequence ATGATCCGCTTCGAGGGCGTGGGCAAGACCTATCCGGGCCAAGCCAGACCCGCGCTCGACGCCTTCGACCTGACGGTCGAGGCCGGCACGACCTGCGCGCTGATCGGCCCATCGGGCTGCGGCAAGTCGACGGCCCTGCAGATGGTGAACCGCCTGGTCGCGCCGAGCACGGGCCGGGTGTCGCTCGAGGGGCGCGACGTCGCCGGGCTCGATCCGATCGCCTTGCGCCGCCGCATCGGCTACGTGCTCCAGGGCGTCGGGCTGTTTCCGCATCGCACGGTCGCCCAGAACGTCGCGACCGTGCCGGGTCTCCTCGGCTGGGACCGGGCGCGGATCCGGGAACGGGTCGACGCGATGCTCGACCTCGTCGGCCTCGACCCCGGCGAGGTCCGCGACCGGCGGCCGGACGCGCTCTCGGGCGGTCAGCGCCAGCGCGTCGGCGTCGCCCGGGCGCTCGCCGCCGACCCGCCGGTGCTGCTGATGGACGAGCCGTTCGGCGCCGTCGACCCGGTGGCCCGCACGCGCCTCCAGGACGAGGTCCGGGGAATTCTGAGGACGCTGAAGAAGACCGTGCTGATGGTCACCCACGACATCGACGAGGCGGTGCGGATGGGCGACACGGTCGCGCTGATGCGCGAGGGGCGCCTCGTCCAGGTCGCAGCCCCCGCGACCCTGCTCGCCGCCCCGGCCGATGCCTTCGCGGCGGAGTTCGTCGGCGGCGACCGGCTGCTGCGCCGCCTCGCCCTGCTGCCCGCCCGCGACCATGCCGAGCGCGAGGCCGCCGGCGACGCACCGCGCCTGCCTGGGGATGCGTCGCTCAAGGACGCGCTGGCCCTGATGCTGGGAAGCGGGCGGGAGCGGGTCGGGCTCGGCGAGGGCTCGGTGACGCTGTCGGGCCTGCGCGCCGCCGCGGAAGCCGATCCTTCGGGATAA
- a CDS encoding primosomal protein N', which translates to MTAPIADVLIPLALDQAYSYAVPPELTLAEGDVVQVPLGPREIVGVVWSLRDGAGSNLRRVTGRLGVEPLSPALRRLVEWIARYTLAPKGSALAMALRLPEESRTETAKVGVRATGMPPSRMTPARGKVVAVAADKAVRGKRALALEAGVSAGVIDGLIDDGVLETVALAPERVAEPPDPEHPHDPLSEPQAEAARALIATLTAPPADGAAAGEGGVTLLEGVTGSGKTEVYFEVVAEALRRGVQSLVLMPEIALTAQFLDRFAQRFGVRPAAWHSGIGGRRREKIRAGVASGEVQVVVGARSALFLPFRQLGLIVVDEEHEGAYKQDDGVCYHARDMAVVRGKLENAAVVLASATPAIETRVNAERGRYRRVVMPERFGGRRLPEIRAIDMRSEKVPRGRYLSPSLVSAIAETNARGEQALLFLNRRGYAPLTLCRACGHRYQCPNCSTWLVEHRFRRALVCHHCGHAERRPEACTECGTFDNLTACGPGVERIAEEVSATFPDKRVIVLSSDFPGGAERLRAELQTVAEGGCDIVVGTQLVAKGHNFPHLTLVGVLDADIGLTSGDPRAAERTFQLLQQVTGRAGRGEKPGRALVQSYQPEHPVLSALISGDAERFYAEETAAREVAGLPPFGRLAALVISCTDREAAEAHGRALARVAEPPPGVMVLGPAEAPLALVRGRYRFRLLVKTEREIDLQSYLRDWLARGPKVRGNLRVGIDVDPQSFL; encoded by the coding sequence ATGACCGCCCCGATCGCCGACGTCCTGATCCCGCTCGCCCTCGACCAGGCCTACAGCTACGCCGTGCCGCCCGAACTGACGTTGGCGGAAGGCGACGTGGTGCAGGTGCCGCTCGGGCCCCGCGAGATCGTCGGCGTGGTCTGGAGTCTTCGCGACGGCGCCGGCTCGAACCTGCGGCGGGTCACCGGCCGGCTCGGCGTCGAGCCCCTGAGCCCGGCTTTGCGCCGCCTCGTCGAGTGGATCGCCCGCTACACCCTGGCGCCGAAGGGCTCGGCCCTCGCCATGGCGCTCCGCCTGCCGGAGGAGAGCCGCACCGAGACCGCCAAGGTCGGCGTGCGGGCGACCGGGATGCCGCCGAGCCGGATGACCCCGGCGCGGGGCAAGGTGGTGGCGGTGGCGGCCGACAAGGCGGTGCGGGGCAAGCGGGCGCTCGCCCTCGAGGCCGGGGTCAGCGCCGGCGTGATCGACGGGCTGATCGACGACGGCGTGCTCGAGACCGTGGCGCTGGCGCCCGAGCGGGTCGCCGAGCCGCCCGATCCCGAGCATCCGCACGATCCCCTCTCCGAACCCCAGGCCGAGGCGGCCCGCGCGCTCATCGCCACCCTGACCGCGCCGCCTGCCGATGGGGCTGCGGCGGGGGAGGGCGGCGTGACGCTCCTCGAAGGCGTGACCGGCTCAGGAAAAACCGAGGTCTATTTCGAGGTGGTGGCGGAGGCGCTGCGCCGGGGCGTGCAATCCCTCGTGCTGATGCCCGAGATCGCGCTCACGGCGCAGTTCCTCGACCGCTTTGCCCAGCGCTTCGGGGTCAGGCCCGCCGCCTGGCATTCCGGAATCGGCGGGCGCCGTCGCGAGAAGATCCGCGCCGGCGTGGCGTCGGGCGAGGTGCAGGTGGTGGTGGGCGCCCGCTCGGCCCTGTTCCTGCCGTTCCGCCAGCTCGGCCTGATCGTGGTCGATGAGGAGCACGAAGGCGCCTACAAGCAGGATGACGGCGTCTGCTACCACGCCCGCGACATGGCGGTGGTGCGCGGCAAGCTTGAGAACGCCGCCGTGGTCCTGGCCTCGGCGACGCCCGCGATCGAGACCCGGGTCAATGCCGAGCGCGGCCGCTACCGCCGGGTGGTGATGCCGGAGCGCTTCGGCGGACGGCGCCTCCCCGAGATCCGCGCCATCGACATGCGATCCGAGAAGGTGCCGCGCGGGCGCTACCTGTCGCCGAGCCTCGTCTCGGCCATCGCCGAGACCAACGCGCGGGGCGAGCAGGCGCTGCTCTTCCTCAACCGCCGCGGCTATGCCCCTCTCACCCTGTGCCGGGCCTGCGGCCACCGCTACCAATGCCCGAACTGCTCGACCTGGCTCGTCGAGCACCGCTTCCGCCGGGCGCTGGTCTGCCACCATTGCGGGCACGCCGAGCGGCGCCCGGAGGCCTGCACCGAATGCGGCACCTTCGACAACCTGACCGCCTGCGGTCCGGGCGTCGAGCGCATCGCCGAGGAGGTCTCGGCCACCTTCCCGGACAAGCGGGTGATCGTGCTGTCGAGCGACTTTCCCGGCGGCGCCGAGCGGCTGCGGGCCGAACTCCAGACCGTGGCCGAGGGCGGCTGCGACATCGTGGTGGGCACCCAACTCGTCGCCAAGGGCCACAACTTCCCGCACCTGACCCTCGTCGGCGTGCTCGATGCCGATATCGGGCTGACCTCCGGCGATCCCCGCGCCGCCGAGCGCACCTTCCAGCTGCTCCAGCAGGTCACGGGCCGGGCCGGGCGCGGCGAGAAGCCGGGCCGGGCGCTGGTCCAGAGCTACCAGCCCGAGCATCCGGTGCTCTCGGCGCTCATCTCGGGCGATGCCGAGCGCTTCTATGCCGAGGAGACGGCGGCGCGCGAGGTCGCCGGCCTGCCACCCTTCGGGCGCCTGGCGGCTCTGGTCATCTCCTGCACCGACCGGGAGGCGGCGGAGGCCCATGGCCGGGCGCTGGCCCGCGTCGCCGAGCCGCCGCCCGGCGTGATGGTGCTCGGCCCGGCGGAAGCGCCGCTCGCCCTGGTGCGCGGCCGCTACCGCTTCCGCCTCCTGGTCAAGACCGAACGCGAGATCGACCTTCAGAGCTATCTGCGCGATTGGCTCGCCCGGGGGCCGAAGGTGCGGGGGAATCTGAGGGTCGGGATCGATGTCGACCCGCAGAGCTTTCTGTAG
- a CDS encoding DUF2293 domain-containing protein → MTRRPDPALPTRREAVEAALARLAPRAPDFEAEAIVDRALASTGLRGAAPETAAWLGMVSYARHVFTEYDSLLEEGYDQDSARHFVLDDLNAVLAEWGVRRRIGEDEEESSGETA, encoded by the coding sequence ATGACCCGACGCCCCGATCCCGCGCTCCCCACCCGCCGCGAGGCGGTGGAGGCGGCGCTCGCCCGCCTCGCCCCGAGGGCGCCGGATTTCGAGGCGGAGGCGATCGTCGACCGGGCGCTGGCGAGCACGGGCCTGCGCGGCGCCGCACCCGAGACCGCCGCCTGGCTCGGCATGGTGTCGTATGCCCGCCACGTCTTCACCGAGTACGATTCCCTCCTGGAGGAGGGCTACGACCAGGACAGTGCCCGCCACTTCGTCCTCGACGACCTCAACGCGGTTCTCGCCGAGTGGGGCGTGCGGCGGCGGATCGGCGAGGACGAGGAGGAGTCCAGCGGCGAGACGGCGTGA